The Cydia splendana chromosome Z, ilCydSple1.2, whole genome shotgun sequence genome window below encodes:
- the LOC134805145 gene encoding dynein axonemal heavy chain 5-like — MVFQLDDINQLFLPHMRNKLLWYYQDVEEVVERAPVEGTKPRQQGQGRQPPPQVTMKRKLFLSDGWDVKFTGVCIYMFRINVSKQLPEEGFHKDL, encoded by the exons ATGGTTTTTCAGCTGGACGACATCAACCAGCTGTTCCTCCCGCACATGCGCAACAAGCTGCTCTGGTACTACCAGGACGTGGAGGAAGTGGTAGAACGCGCGCCGGTCGAAG GCACAAAGCCCCGTCAACAGGGACAGGGTAGACAGCCGCCGCCGCAAGTCACAATGAAAAGGAAATTGTTCCTGTCCGACGGATGGGACGTCAAGTTCACAGGCGTCTGCATATACATGTTTCGGATTAATGTCAGTAAACAACTGCCTGAGGAGGGTTTCCACAAGGATCTGTGA